The Impatiens glandulifera chromosome 8, dImpGla2.1, whole genome shotgun sequence genome includes a window with the following:
- the LOC124912903 gene encoding uncharacterized protein LOC124912903 yields the protein MTGATAKIPISHRKECISVMNLSDTVFEFLDHDRSPELCNGSNFCREIDCFDDIVGGEIDLDKNFWENQHQLLRATLYRTSSLETRIRQETNEGLKELQLAGNFCSCRRPVTGGGCRDCLMRAVCDRLRNAGFNCAISISKWRNSIDIPSGEHKFLDVIDGKNRKGDTMTRVIIELNFRAEFEMNKAGEEYQRLTRKLPEVFVGKVHRLECLIKIVCSAAKKCMKEKKMHMGPWRKQRYMQAKWVGGACERIEPPTASATPAMGWTTRTRLEAGGDRRPMASMLTVDLLETLPKLGCQMVVV from the exons ATGACCGGAGCGACGGCGAAGATTCCGATCAGCCATCGAAAAGAGTGCATCTCCGTCATGAATTTGTCGGATACGGTATTCGAATTCCTTGATCATGATAGATCGCCGGAATTGTGCAACGGCAGCAATTTCTGCCGGGAAATTGACTGCTTCGATGACATCGTCGGTGGTGAAATCGACCTCGATAAGAACTTTTGGGAAAATCAACATCAACTTCTTCGA GCAACGTTGTACAGAACAAGTTCCTTAGAAACAAGGATCCGACAAGAAACGAATGAAGGGCTGAAAGAATTGCAGTTGGCCGGAAATTTTTGTTCATGTAGAAGACCGGTCACCGGCGGTGGCTGCCGGGATTGTCTAATGAGAGCGGTTTGTGATCGCCTGAGAAATGCCGGATTCAATTGCGCTATTTCGATTTCTAAATGGAGAAATTCCATTGATATCCCATCAG gtgAACACAAGTTTTTGGATGTGATAGATGGAAAGAATCGCAAAGGGGATACGATGACTAGAGTGATAATAGAATTGAACTTTCGAGCCGAGTTTGAGATGAACAAAGCGGGTGAAGAATATCAACGATTGACTAGAAAACTACCGGAAGTGTTTGTGGGGAAGGTACACAGATTGGAGTGTTTAATCAAGATTGTTTGCTCAGCTGCGAAGAAGTGTATGAAAGAAAAGAAGATGCATATGGGTCCATGGAGGAAACAAAGATACATGCAAGCTAAGTGGGTAGGGGGGGCGTGCGAAAGAATTGAGCCACCAACCGCCTCGGCTACACCAGCAATGGGGTGGACTACCAGGACAAGGCTCGAGGCGGGTGGTGATCGTAGGCCAATGGCTTCCATGTTGACAGTAGATTTATTAGAGACTTTGCCAAAATTGGGATGTCAAATGGTGGTTGTGTAA